The following are encoded together in the Thunnus thynnus chromosome 15, fThuThy2.1, whole genome shotgun sequence genome:
- the LOC137198954 gene encoding cortexin-2-like has translation MTDDLYSSTFSASESDLSSSSSSSASASFLTLEQRAAFVFVLILFIFLGLLIVRCFRILLDPYRSMPSSTWTDYMEKDTFDYRIS, from the coding sequence ATGACCGACGACCTCTACAGCAGCACCTTCTCCGCTTCTGAATCAGActtgtcctcctcctcgtcctcctcggCGTCCGCCTCCTTCCTCACCCTCGAGCAGAGGGCGGCCTTCGTCTTCgtcctcatcctcttcatcttcctggGCCTGCTGATTGTCCGCTGTTTCCGGATCCTTCTGGACCCGTACCGCAGCATGCCGTCCTCCACCTGGACAGACTACATGGAGAAGGACACGTTCGACTACCGGATTTCCTGA